One genomic segment of [Pasteurella] aerogenes includes these proteins:
- the ycjX gene encoding YcjX-like protein, giving the protein MFNYIQKELDSLINRGFDRTLRLAVTGLSRSGKTAFITSLINQLLHINRVDNHHIPLFEPARNLSITGVKRIGQLDLKIPRFDYEGNLQDLMADPPQWCQSTRGVSETRLAIRYQRQQGLMRHLKEQGTLYLDIFDYPGEWLLDLPLLDLSYQQWSLEQQQLFKGMRADIGADWLAQLKLLDLSAPADEDVLAKITKAYTAYLLQCKQQGLHFIQPGRFVLPGELEGAPALQFFPLSHLSTEQWQQLKQQANAGSYFSVLQKRYDYYSRHIVKGFYQDYFSTFDRQVILADCLTPLNHSRQAFLDMQEGLQQLFKNFHYGKRTLLNRLFSPRIDKLMFIATKADHITSDQLPNLVSLMRQLVQEGGRYVEYEGIQTEYTAIAAIRATQQLNITQNGQQFKAIQGIRSSDKQKVTLYPGSVPSRLPTADFWVQQKYEFDQFEPQRLESGENLPHLRMDAVLQFLLADKLD; this is encoded by the coding sequence ATGTTTAATTATATACAAAAAGAATTGGATAGCCTAATTAATCGTGGTTTTGACCGCACTTTGCGTCTGGCGGTCACCGGATTAAGTCGTAGCGGGAAAACCGCGTTTATTACCAGCTTGATTAACCAATTATTACATATTAATCGCGTGGATAATCATCATATTCCATTATTTGAACCGGCGCGTAATTTATCGATTACCGGTGTAAAACGTATTGGGCAATTGGATTTGAAAATCCCACGCTTTGATTATGAGGGAAATTTACAAGATCTCATGGCGGATCCGCCGCAATGGTGCCAATCGACACGCGGCGTCAGCGAAACTCGCCTAGCAATTCGTTATCAACGCCAGCAAGGCTTAATGCGCCATCTCAAAGAGCAAGGCACATTATACTTGGATATTTTTGATTATCCCGGCGAATGGTTATTGGATTTACCGTTATTGGATTTGAGTTATCAGCAATGGTCTTTAGAGCAACAACAGTTGTTTAAAGGAATGCGTGCTGACATTGGCGCCGATTGGTTAGCACAATTAAAATTATTAGATTTAAGCGCACCTGCCGATGAAGATGTGCTAGCTAAAATTACCAAAGCTTACACCGCCTATTTACTGCAATGCAAACAACAAGGCTTGCATTTTATCCAACCGGGGCGTTTTGTTTTACCCGGTGAATTGGAAGGCGCTCCGGCGTTACAATTTTTCCCTTTATCACATTTAAGCACCGAGCAATGGCAGCAACTTAAACAACAAGCCAATGCAGGCAGCTACTTCTCCGTATTGCAGAAACGCTATGATTATTACAGCCGCCATATTGTCAAAGGATTTTATCAGGATTATTTTTCCACCTTTGACCGCCAAGTGATTTTAGCCGATTGTTTGACCCCGCTTAACCACAGTCGTCAAGCGTTTTTGGATATGCAAGAAGGTTTGCAGCAATTATTTAAGAATTTCCACTATGGTAAACGCACCTTGCTTAATCGATTATTCTCGCCGCGTATTGATAAACTGATGTTTATTGCGACCAAAGCTGATCACATCACCAGCGATCAACTACCGAATTTGGTTAGCTTAATGCGTCAATTGGTGCAAGAAGGCGGGCGTTATGTGGAATATGAGGGGATTCAAACGGAATATACCGCCATTGCAGCCATTCGTGCCACGCAACAGTTGAACATCACGCAAAATGGACAACAATTTAAGGCAATTCAAGGCATTCGTTCCAGCGATAAACAAAAAGTGACCCTTTATCCCGGATCCGTGCCAAGCCGCTTGCCCACAGCGGATTTTTGGGTGCAACAGAAATATGAATTTGATCAATTTGAACCGCAACGCTTAGAATCGGGCGAAAACCTACCGCACTTACGCATGGACGCGGTATTGCAATTTTTATTAGCGGATAAATTAGATTAA
- the ycjF gene encoding membrane protein — MMQKQIFEQNDAHVETLDDEFTPKKEFDLSNAKVEVDNTEAPEAEWITENFTQIAHPKPRWWKKCLGLTALLFGGATIAQSVQWLIDTWQQHQWIYFAFALVGFVVVMLGIAAIVKEWRQLAKLKRRMQLQQQSGRLMLESAVDFSSDLQTAEQGEKLCLEIAQNMKLDAQSITMQQWKRQLNDSYSAQEVAHLFSQTVLKPLDVQAKKLIAKSALESAVIVSVSPLAVVDMFFMAWRNIRLINRLARLYGIELGYISRLRLLRMVFLNMVFAGATEVVQDIGMDWLSQDVTAKLSARIAQGIGVGLLTARLGIKAMEFCRPLVLSKEEKLRLSTIQKDLLSQLKTTVLGGEKIKEKTKV, encoded by the coding sequence ATGATGCAAAAACAAATTTTTGAACAAAATGATGCTCATGTTGAAACGCTTGATGACGAGTTTACGCCAAAAAAAGAATTTGATTTGAGCAATGCGAAAGTTGAAGTGGACAACACCGAGGCACCAGAAGCGGAATGGATCACGGAAAATTTTACGCAAATTGCCCATCCTAAACCGCGTTGGTGGAAAAAATGCTTAGGATTGACCGCACTTTTATTTGGCGGCGCGACCATTGCCCAATCGGTGCAATGGTTAATTGACACTTGGCAACAACATCAATGGATTTATTTCGCCTTTGCTTTGGTGGGATTTGTGGTAGTGATGTTGGGCATTGCCGCGATTGTGAAAGAATGGCGCCAATTGGCAAAACTTAAACGACGGATGCAATTGCAACAACAAAGTGGGCGTTTGATGTTAGAAAGTGCGGTCGATTTTTCATCTGATTTGCAAACGGCGGAACAAGGAGAAAAACTTTGTTTGGAGATCGCGCAAAATATGAAACTGGATGCGCAATCGATCACAATGCAACAATGGAAACGGCAATTAAACGACAGTTATTCTGCGCAAGAAGTGGCGCATTTATTTAGTCAAACCGTGTTAAAACCGTTGGATGTACAAGCAAAAAAATTAATCGCGAAAAGCGCGTTGGAATCGGCGGTGATCGTTTCTGTAAGTCCGTTGGCGGTGGTGGATATGTTTTTTATGGCATGGCGAAATATTCGTTTAATCAATCGCTTAGCCAGATTATATGGGATTGAATTAGGTTATATTAGTCGCCTTCGTTTATTGCGTATGGTGTTTTTAAATATGGTGTTTGCCGGCGCGACCGAAGTGGTACAGGATATTGGTATGGATTGGTTATCGCAAGATGTGACTGCAAAATTATCCGCCCGTATCGCACAAGGGATCGGCGTGGGATTATTAACTGCTCGTTTAGGCATTAAAGCGATGGAGTTTTGTCGTCCGTTGGTATTGAGCAAAGAGGAAAAATTGCGTTTAAGTACTATTCAAAAAGACTTATTAAGTCAATTGAAAACCACGGTGTTGGGCGGCGAAAAAATCAAAGAGAAAACAAAAGTGTAA